Proteins co-encoded in one Eschrichtius robustus isolate mEscRob2 chromosome 8, mEscRob2.pri, whole genome shotgun sequence genomic window:
- the URGCP gene encoding up-regulator of cell proliferation isoform X1, which translates to MASPGHSDLGEVAPEIKASDRRTAVAIADLEWREMEGDDDGPNEAQDSDFPTVERSRLQEMLSLLGLETYQAQKLSLQDSLQISSDSMKNWAPHAPKDLPWSFLRKLQALNAEARNTTMVLDAPPDARPVEKESQVEEETIYWDTADDISADIYSFSELPTPDTPVNPLDLLCALLLSSDSFLQQEIVLKMSLCQFALPLVLPDPENHYHTFLLWAMRGTVRTWGSQPPRAVGSFREDSVVLSRAPAFAFVRMEVSSNSKSQLLNAVLSPGHRQRDCFWHRDLNLGTNPREIADGLVEISWFLPSGREDLDIFPEPVAFLNLRGDIGSHWLQFKLLTEISSAVFILTDNVSKKEYKLLYSMKGSATKYYFILSPYRGKRNTNLRFLNRLIPVLRMDHSHVLVKVSSTDSAGFVRRVRAIVAHVARSPCRRVSVEDMANAARKLGLRVDEDCAECQRAKGRMEQITRKIKDSDAYRRDELRLQGDPWRKAAQVEKELCQVQWAGDPPEKYRAELRHRLLELRMQQNGHDPAWGLQEFISGISSPSPGEKQYFLRWMEWGLARAAQPRPRPSPETTLTLRPKHCGAVDFGEPLWPEPLGVEHFLREMGQFYEAESCLVEAGKLPAGQRRFAHFPGLALELLLRGLPLELIDGNTLSTPLRWVTGLLKELHVRLERRSRLVVLSALGVPGTGKSTLLNTMFGLRFATGRGRGPRGAFMQLLTVAESFSQDLGCDHILVIDSGGLIGGVLTEAGERFEQEASLATLIMGLSNVTVVSLAETRDIPPAILHAFLRLEKTGHMPNYQFVYQSLHDASAPGSKPRERKQLLAQPRDASRAAVQMEGQGGGIRTLAGLAFCDPEKQHVWHIPGLWHGVPPMAAVSLGYSEAIFELKRCLLENIRNGLSNQNKNVQQLIELVRRL; encoded by the exons ACACTCAGATTTGGGAGAAGTGGCCCCAGAAATAAAAGCATCTGACAGACGAACAGCTGTGGCCATTGCAG atttggaatggagagaAATGGAAGGAGATGATG ATGGTCCGAATGAGGCTCAGGACAGTGACTTTCCAACAG TGGAAAGGAGCAGACTACAAGAAATGCTGTCCCTCTTGGGACTAGAGACATACCAGGCGCAGAAGCTCAGCCTCCAGGACTCCTTGCAGATCAGCAGTGACAGCATGAAGAACTGGGCTCCTCACGCTCCCAAAGACTTGCCCTGGAGTTTCCTCAGGAAGCTGCAGGCCCTCAACGCCGAGGCCAGGAACACCACCATGGTGCTGGACGCGCCCCCGGACGCCAGGCCTGTGGAGAAGGAGAGCCAGGTGGAAGAGGAGACCATCTACTGGGACACGGCCGACGACATCTCTGCGGACATCTATTCCTTCTCCGAGCTGCCGACGCCCGACACGCCTGTGAACCCCTTGGACCTTCTCTGTGCCCTCCTGCTTTCCTCAGATAGTTTCCTGCAACAAGAAATCGTGCTAAAAATGTCCCTCTGCCAGTTTGCGCTCCCTCTCGTTTTGCCCGACCCAGAAAACCACTACCACACGTTTCTGCTGTGGGCCATGAGGGGGACTGTGCGGACATGGGGGTCACAGCCCCCGAGGGCGGTGGGCAGCTTCAGAGAAGACAGCGTGGTCCTGTCCCGAGCGCCCGCCTTCGCCTTCGTGCGCATGGAGGTCAGCAGCAACTCCAAGTCCCAGCTTCTCAACGCCGTGCTCAGCCCTGGCCACAGGCAGCGGGACTGTTTCTGGCATCGGGATCTGAACTTGGGCACCAACCCTCGGGAGATTGCAGACGGGCTGGTGGAAATTTCCTGGTTCCTTCCCAGTGGCAGGGAGGACTTGGACATTTTCCCGGAGCCCGTGGCCTTTCTGAACCTGAGAGGTGACATCGGCTCTCACTGGCTGCAGTTTAAGCTCTTGACCGAAATCTCCTCGGCCGTGTTCATCTTGACTGACAACGTCAGTAAGAAGGAATACAAACTGCTGTACTCCATGAAGGGGTCGGCCACGAAATACTACTTCATCCTGAGCCCCTACCGTGGGAAGCGAAACACGAACCTGAGGTTTCTGAACAGGTTAATCCCCGTGCTGAGGATGGACCACTCGCACGTCCTGGTGAAGGTCAGCAGCACGGACAGCGCGGGCTTCGTGCGCAGGGTCCGCGCCATCGTGGCGCACGTGGCCCGGTCCCCCTGCAGGCGGGTCTCCGTGGAGGACATGGCGAATGCGGCCCGCAAGCTGGGGCTGAGGGTCGACGAGGACTGCGCCGAGTGTCAGCGGGCGAAGGGCCGGATGGAGCAGATCACCAGGAAGATCAAGGACTCGGACGCCTACCGCCGGGACGAGCTGCGGCTGCAGGGCGACCCGTGGAGAAAGGCGGCCCAGGTGGAGAAGGAGCTCTGCCAGGTCCAGTGGGCGGGGGACCCTCCTGAGAAGTACAGGGCCGAGCTGAGGCATCGGCTCCTGGAACTTCGGATGCAGCAGAACGGCCACGACCCTGCCTGGGGGCTCCAGGAGTTCATCTCGGGCATCAGCAGCCCGTCTCCGGGCGAGAAGCAGTACTTCCTGAGGTGGATGGAGTGGGGACTGGCCCGGGCGGCCCAGCCAAGGCCAAGACCGTCTCCGGAGACGACGCTTACCCTGAGACCAAAGCACTGCGGGGCCGTGGACTTCGGCGAGCCGCTCTGGCCCGAGCCCCTGGGGGTGGAGCATTTCCTGCGGGAGATGGGGCAGTTCTACGAGGCGGAGAGCTGCCTCGTGGAGGCCGGGAAGCTGCCGGCGGGGCAGAGGCGGTTCGCCCACTTCCCCGGCTTGGCCTTGGAGCTGCTGCTGCGGGGGCTTCCGCTGGAGCTGATCGACGGCAACACGCTGAGCACGCCCCTGCGCTGGGTCACGGGGCTCCTGAAGGAGCTGCACGTCCGCCTGGAGAGGCGCTCGCGCCTGGTCGTGCTGTCGGCGCTCGGCGTGCCGGGCACAGGCAAGTCCACCCTCCTCAACACCATGTTTGGGCTGCGGTTTGCCACGGGAAGGGGCCGCGGTCCCCGAGGGGCCTTCATGCAGCTCCTCACGGTGGCCGAGAGCTTCAGCCAGGACCTGGGCTGTGACCACATCCTGGTGATAGACTCCGGGGGCCTGATTGGCGGAGTCCTGACCGAGGCGGGGGAGAGGTTTGAGCAGGAGGCTTCCCTGGCCACTCTGATTATGGGGCTGAGCAACGTCACTGTGGTCAGTTTAGCGGAAACGAGGGACATTCCGCCGGCTATCCTGCATGCGTTTCTGAGGCTGGAGAAAACGGGGCACATGCCCAACTATCAGTTTGTGTACCAGAGCCTTCATGACGCGTCCGCCCCCGGCTCCAAGCCGAGAGAGAGGAAGCAGCTCCTGGCCCAGCCCAGGGATGCGAGCAGAGCCGCGGTGCAAATGGAGGGTCAGGGGGGCGGGATCCGGACGCTGGCCGGCCTGGCCTTCTGTGACCCTGAGAAGCAGCACGTTTGGCACATCCCTGGCCTGTGGCACGGAGTGCCCCCCATGGCCGCTGTGAGCTTGGGGTACAGCGAGGCCATTTTTGAACTGAAGAGGTGCCTGCTGGAGAACATCCGGAATGGCCTGTCCAACCAAAACAAAAACGTTCAGCAGCTCATCGAGCTGGTACGACGGCTGTGA
- the URGCP gene encoding up-regulator of cell proliferation isoform X2, whose amino-acid sequence MEGDDDGPNEAQDSDFPTVERSRLQEMLSLLGLETYQAQKLSLQDSLQISSDSMKNWAPHAPKDLPWSFLRKLQALNAEARNTTMVLDAPPDARPVEKESQVEEETIYWDTADDISADIYSFSELPTPDTPVNPLDLLCALLLSSDSFLQQEIVLKMSLCQFALPLVLPDPENHYHTFLLWAMRGTVRTWGSQPPRAVGSFREDSVVLSRAPAFAFVRMEVSSNSKSQLLNAVLSPGHRQRDCFWHRDLNLGTNPREIADGLVEISWFLPSGREDLDIFPEPVAFLNLRGDIGSHWLQFKLLTEISSAVFILTDNVSKKEYKLLYSMKGSATKYYFILSPYRGKRNTNLRFLNRLIPVLRMDHSHVLVKVSSTDSAGFVRRVRAIVAHVARSPCRRVSVEDMANAARKLGLRVDEDCAECQRAKGRMEQITRKIKDSDAYRRDELRLQGDPWRKAAQVEKELCQVQWAGDPPEKYRAELRHRLLELRMQQNGHDPAWGLQEFISGISSPSPGEKQYFLRWMEWGLARAAQPRPRPSPETTLTLRPKHCGAVDFGEPLWPEPLGVEHFLREMGQFYEAESCLVEAGKLPAGQRRFAHFPGLALELLLRGLPLELIDGNTLSTPLRWVTGLLKELHVRLERRSRLVVLSALGVPGTGKSTLLNTMFGLRFATGRGRGPRGAFMQLLTVAESFSQDLGCDHILVIDSGGLIGGVLTEAGERFEQEASLATLIMGLSNVTVVSLAETRDIPPAILHAFLRLEKTGHMPNYQFVYQSLHDASAPGSKPRERKQLLAQPRDASRAAVQMEGQGGGIRTLAGLAFCDPEKQHVWHIPGLWHGVPPMAAVSLGYSEAIFELKRCLLENIRNGLSNQNKNVQQLIELVRRL is encoded by the exons ATGGAAGGAGATGATG ATGGTCCGAATGAGGCTCAGGACAGTGACTTTCCAACAG TGGAAAGGAGCAGACTACAAGAAATGCTGTCCCTCTTGGGACTAGAGACATACCAGGCGCAGAAGCTCAGCCTCCAGGACTCCTTGCAGATCAGCAGTGACAGCATGAAGAACTGGGCTCCTCACGCTCCCAAAGACTTGCCCTGGAGTTTCCTCAGGAAGCTGCAGGCCCTCAACGCCGAGGCCAGGAACACCACCATGGTGCTGGACGCGCCCCCGGACGCCAGGCCTGTGGAGAAGGAGAGCCAGGTGGAAGAGGAGACCATCTACTGGGACACGGCCGACGACATCTCTGCGGACATCTATTCCTTCTCCGAGCTGCCGACGCCCGACACGCCTGTGAACCCCTTGGACCTTCTCTGTGCCCTCCTGCTTTCCTCAGATAGTTTCCTGCAACAAGAAATCGTGCTAAAAATGTCCCTCTGCCAGTTTGCGCTCCCTCTCGTTTTGCCCGACCCAGAAAACCACTACCACACGTTTCTGCTGTGGGCCATGAGGGGGACTGTGCGGACATGGGGGTCACAGCCCCCGAGGGCGGTGGGCAGCTTCAGAGAAGACAGCGTGGTCCTGTCCCGAGCGCCCGCCTTCGCCTTCGTGCGCATGGAGGTCAGCAGCAACTCCAAGTCCCAGCTTCTCAACGCCGTGCTCAGCCCTGGCCACAGGCAGCGGGACTGTTTCTGGCATCGGGATCTGAACTTGGGCACCAACCCTCGGGAGATTGCAGACGGGCTGGTGGAAATTTCCTGGTTCCTTCCCAGTGGCAGGGAGGACTTGGACATTTTCCCGGAGCCCGTGGCCTTTCTGAACCTGAGAGGTGACATCGGCTCTCACTGGCTGCAGTTTAAGCTCTTGACCGAAATCTCCTCGGCCGTGTTCATCTTGACTGACAACGTCAGTAAGAAGGAATACAAACTGCTGTACTCCATGAAGGGGTCGGCCACGAAATACTACTTCATCCTGAGCCCCTACCGTGGGAAGCGAAACACGAACCTGAGGTTTCTGAACAGGTTAATCCCCGTGCTGAGGATGGACCACTCGCACGTCCTGGTGAAGGTCAGCAGCACGGACAGCGCGGGCTTCGTGCGCAGGGTCCGCGCCATCGTGGCGCACGTGGCCCGGTCCCCCTGCAGGCGGGTCTCCGTGGAGGACATGGCGAATGCGGCCCGCAAGCTGGGGCTGAGGGTCGACGAGGACTGCGCCGAGTGTCAGCGGGCGAAGGGCCGGATGGAGCAGATCACCAGGAAGATCAAGGACTCGGACGCCTACCGCCGGGACGAGCTGCGGCTGCAGGGCGACCCGTGGAGAAAGGCGGCCCAGGTGGAGAAGGAGCTCTGCCAGGTCCAGTGGGCGGGGGACCCTCCTGAGAAGTACAGGGCCGAGCTGAGGCATCGGCTCCTGGAACTTCGGATGCAGCAGAACGGCCACGACCCTGCCTGGGGGCTCCAGGAGTTCATCTCGGGCATCAGCAGCCCGTCTCCGGGCGAGAAGCAGTACTTCCTGAGGTGGATGGAGTGGGGACTGGCCCGGGCGGCCCAGCCAAGGCCAAGACCGTCTCCGGAGACGACGCTTACCCTGAGACCAAAGCACTGCGGGGCCGTGGACTTCGGCGAGCCGCTCTGGCCCGAGCCCCTGGGGGTGGAGCATTTCCTGCGGGAGATGGGGCAGTTCTACGAGGCGGAGAGCTGCCTCGTGGAGGCCGGGAAGCTGCCGGCGGGGCAGAGGCGGTTCGCCCACTTCCCCGGCTTGGCCTTGGAGCTGCTGCTGCGGGGGCTTCCGCTGGAGCTGATCGACGGCAACACGCTGAGCACGCCCCTGCGCTGGGTCACGGGGCTCCTGAAGGAGCTGCACGTCCGCCTGGAGAGGCGCTCGCGCCTGGTCGTGCTGTCGGCGCTCGGCGTGCCGGGCACAGGCAAGTCCACCCTCCTCAACACCATGTTTGGGCTGCGGTTTGCCACGGGAAGGGGCCGCGGTCCCCGAGGGGCCTTCATGCAGCTCCTCACGGTGGCCGAGAGCTTCAGCCAGGACCTGGGCTGTGACCACATCCTGGTGATAGACTCCGGGGGCCTGATTGGCGGAGTCCTGACCGAGGCGGGGGAGAGGTTTGAGCAGGAGGCTTCCCTGGCCACTCTGATTATGGGGCTGAGCAACGTCACTGTGGTCAGTTTAGCGGAAACGAGGGACATTCCGCCGGCTATCCTGCATGCGTTTCTGAGGCTGGAGAAAACGGGGCACATGCCCAACTATCAGTTTGTGTACCAGAGCCTTCATGACGCGTCCGCCCCCGGCTCCAAGCCGAGAGAGAGGAAGCAGCTCCTGGCCCAGCCCAGGGATGCGAGCAGAGCCGCGGTGCAAATGGAGGGTCAGGGGGGCGGGATCCGGACGCTGGCCGGCCTGGCCTTCTGTGACCCTGAGAAGCAGCACGTTTGGCACATCCCTGGCCTGTGGCACGGAGTGCCCCCCATGGCCGCTGTGAGCTTGGGGTACAGCGAGGCCATTTTTGAACTGAAGAGGTGCCTGCTGGAGAACATCCGGAATGGCCTGTCCAACCAAAACAAAAACGTTCAGCAGCTCATCGAGCTGGTACGACGGCTGTGA
- the MRPS24 gene encoding small ribosomal subunit protein uS3m, with the protein MAAPVCRRGLRPLVLSWSRELPGVWRALHTSAVCAKNRAARVRVGKGDKPVTYEQAHAPHHIAHRKGWLSLHTGNLAGEDHAAERTVEDVFFRKFMLGTFPGCLADQLVLKRRANQVEICALVLRQLPAHKFYFLVGYSETLLSHFYKCPVHLHLQTVPSKVVYKYI; encoded by the exons ATGGCGGCGCCTGTCTGCCGTCGGGGGCTCCGGCCGCTG GTGCTGTCCTGGAGCCGGGAGCTGCCGGGCGTCTGGCGCGCCCTGCACACCTCCGCGGTCTGCGCCAAG AACCGGGCGGCCCGAGTCCGAGTGGGCAAGGGGGACAAGCCAGTGACCTACGAGCAGGCGCACGCGCCGCACCACATCGCCCATCGCAAGGGCTGGCTGTCGCTGCACACAG GTAACCTGGCTGGGGAGGACCATGCTGCAGAGAGAACAGTGGAAGATGTTTTCTTTCGTAAATTTATGCTGGGCACCTTCCCAGGCTGCCTGGCCGACCAGCTTGTTCTAAAGCGCCGGGCTAACCAGGTGGAGATCTGTGCCCTGGTCCTGAGGCAGCTACCTGCACATAAGTTCTACTTCCTTGTGGGCTACAGTGAGACTCTGCTGTCCCACTTTTACAAGTGTCCTGTGCATCTGCACCTCCAAACTGTGCCCTCAAAGGTTGTGTATAAGTATATCTAG